The window GGGCGACCATTGATGCATCCATCCACGTTTGGGTGCGGtttcaacttctttttttacaacttcaaaaataatcttGCGTTTCTTTCTTTActcgattattaatttactttgaagttaatataaaattatcttcttttttgggataacaacaaattgaataaatttattgataaccggttaattttaaatttattaattcaacaTTCTTGAAACGTCAAAGtataaagaaagataaaaatttctttaaaaattttacaaatataaagAGCAAACCGGATATTGCTCACCGGAAGTACGATAACTAATTCAACATCGGTTGAATTTTAATGTGGAgcttcttaaaaaaaaaggctcatttactttaaatttgttagacactaattaatttcattcgTCTGGGTAcagttaatgttttttttttaatttttcttttacgcCCGGATGCCTCGAGTTTGCAAAATCGATTCATGTTGAAGGGGAATCTAATTTGGGGGAATTTCGTTGTATTTTTGGGGTGAGGGTGGCGCCCCTCCTCATCACGTACGCAGAGTTAAATTTATCCCTCTATTTCTGTAACCCAAAATGACCAACCCAAACGAAATTCTTtgtattttaagaatttatccTGTATTTTAGTGATtacattttaatcaaatttttttaaattaagatcgTTTATGATTTAAGTTGACCTAAACGAGGCCATGAACTCTAAAATTGTGCGAAGAATAACCCACTTATTCTTGAAGTAACCTTGCAGCTGGTGCACATATGGTGGGCTGTAAGATACCGTAGGTGTTAAAACTaggttgaaaaaaatgttaaatgttatattaaattgcaaattttttgctaCGCGTCTTTCTAATCAATTTATGCTTCGGTAGCAAGATTATTTCACGTTTTTTTAACCAGATTCTTGCCGATTTCAACTCTTTGCTTGCTCGGCGACTTCTGTGTCATTTGAGaggttgtttattaaaaacggTCACGAGTTGTTTACAAAATAACCCCTACTTTGTATTCGCCAATATAAATTCCTTCTGTTGGAATACGATAAAACGAAGAAAAGCTTTTTCTTggtaaaaatttctttctggaaaatgatataatttagttttaaacttgttttctaattattaataaattataaaagatgAACATGTACCAGTTGGGTTTTATTAGGTCATTTGAAACCATATGGCCGAAACATACCTTATATGGATGGTTTCTAACCGTAAAAAATACGGAGACTTCTGTGACTTTCCCTCCGTGTATTTTCATGATTTTAAACCgaggttattttaaaagcTTATATAAAcgagaacaatttttttttgttattacgCCTTGATAAAGTGCTTATCTATTGACTTTTTATGTAATGTTTGTATGAAATGttgattaaattgaatttccGGCCGCAAGCAAATAATGATGAATGTTTAaagaattataaataaataattctatttcaaaattcgctttGATATGAAGTACAGCTTGAATATTATTTGAcagtttgaggttatgtttttttaatcaacattTCTCAGATTTTCTTCATTCAAATTTTCTCTCTCTTCTATCGGCTTCTATAGGCTTCATAACACGTTACCTGAAAGTTATATCACAAACATTCAATTCTCTATCTGATTAAAGCTCTATATAGAGTACTTAATATTATAGGATTCGAGTTTACCAAGGATTTAATTAGGTTAATACCTCCTTTACAGGGCTTAAGTATTGTATTGACATATTCTTTCCAACTCAGATCCCCGTTGATATAAAATCCGATCATATTCAAGGATAGTTTGCTAGTTTCTTTTTCTAGTGAAGtcactttgaggttatgttatccGAAAACAAATCATAACAAACCAAACACAAAGTGAAGTTAGCTATAACAagatttattaagaattattatttcattttgtttataaataattcttaaatatgtttgtaaattaattaaatccataaaaagattaataaatttgacataaaacCAATTGCGTCTAACTTCATTTGTGACTTCATGTCACAATTAAAATCGATAGATGTCgctattttgttattatttttgttatgcttgtttaattaataatattaatgattaatttttaataattaccgctttgatgataataaattgtttggGATTATTgacaaacaaaaatgtttttcattaaatacataaagaaaaaataattattaaaaatcgagttgataaggaaataaatattaattttcaatttgaaatagaAAAGATAATATACGTGATCTCATTCGATTTATAGGCGAGTATTAATCACGAAATGCGCAGAATTTACGATAAGATTTATTccttaaattcttaaaaaaaatatttggcgGTTATGATAACACAAATAGTTCGTAAATTCgaagaattttaaaagcgTTTACTTACAATTTCCGTTAATTATAgagttaataaatttcttaaaacttcacaaaaaaacgaattaaggTTATCTGTCAAAACAAAATGGTACCAactcgaaaaataaaaaaaatttttttaatcaatcaaAATTCATTTCACGTCAAATCTTGAAATaggtattatttatttttaattttctaaatatttaataattaatttttattgagttaaaatgaatttttgttttattagatGGCATGCCCAGCTCCAGCTCTTAAAGACTTACCAAAAGTAGCCGTCGATTTAAAAAGTGAACTTGAAGGTTTCAAGTCTGCCAACTTAAAGAATGCGGACACCCaagaaaaaatcattcttCCATCCGCTGAAGGTAACTGAACTTTAACTTTGTACTATTTTAAATcgctttaaaaatatatcgatttatgtaaataaaataaaattagatgtAGCTCAAGAACGGACCCATAACGCCTTGATAGCGGGcgttgaaaatttcaatagcTCCTCGCTAAAACGGACAAATACTAAAGAAAAGATCGTGTTGCCGACTCCCGAAGGTAcaagaattttaaagaaaaaacctGTATGCTTCGGTGGTTTCTTGCATTTTTATACGACCAATTAACTATGTGAAACGGCGAACATTAACCGTTAAcataatttgaatttttgataCGCTTTACCGCGCCATCTGACGGCGTTAATAAATATCTAATATATTCGcggttaatttaaatttaaaaaatgttggaatTTAAACTAATTAGAGAAGAGAAAACTAATTTGTTGTTGTATTgagttatttatatattttttttttactaataaGGTTGtactaataattattaatttttaatttcaaatcaatcttttttgagattataatttaacaaaaacaatttttgtttagaCGTTGCCGCTGAAAAGACTGAAAAAGCTTTGATTGAAGGCATCGAAAGGTTCGATGCTAGCAAATTGAAACATACAGAAACTTTGGAGAAAAATCCTCTTCCCGATAAAGAAGGTAAAACTTGATTTTGCATTCATAGCAtgattattgtattttttgcaTGTTTTGATCATTATTTGTTTTGCCTCTTGCATGTTTAGTAATGCAACAAGAAAAAACGCACCAAAACATTTTAAGTGGTGTTGAGCACTTTGATAAATCAACAATGAAGCACGCTAATACTCAAGAAAAGGTTGTTTTGCCTGATGTTGAAGGTAAATATTAAGATGtgctttttgcttaaaattttttttatttttccatcaataattataaaaatttaactattttttttttataaacagttATTGAACAAGAAAAAGGACAACAAAAGTTAATTTctggaattgaaaattttgatacgtCAAAGTTAAAACATACTGAAACGTGCGAAAAGAATCCTCTTCCAAGCAAGGAAACGATCGAGCAAGAGAAGAGTTCTTAAGATGGCAAAGAAAAAGTCTTTTAAAACACCTCCTACGCATTTTTAAAGACCAAAAAGAATGTCCTCTCATTCCATCAAAAAAAAGTCAGGAACTCAATAAGgctcatttttttataaacacatACATATTATACactgtaataataatatcgtAAAATGTgggtaaaaataataaaactgtccgttttttgtatcatttttacacttttatatcagcgtataataataattattataaaaaaactaagtATAGGTacgtttcttttttgtaaaacgAGGTGGAATCCTCCGCGCTACTTAGCGGcttttctacttttaattaacgacaaaaatttaagaacgaaAAAGttgttgtttataaaataaaattacgcGTGTGTGTGCATATGTTAGGCGCATATATTCTAATTCTTATTCATTTTTAGTATTCGAAGAGAACGTTTAAGGATTTTGTTtgactttattaatattattttcagttttttttttgcatgaaaatcggtgcttaaataaatttgtatgaaagaaaaataaatggaGGTTTTATTCATCCCTTGAACAATTCCTTATTTACATACTTACcctttattattgttaaattaattgttcCTGTTGCAATTATTATAGCTTTGTTCCAACAAGAGGTCGGACACAAAGCTACACAGCTTTCACCTGATCAATTTGCAATTGCATAAATTGTTGTGGAGTAAGTTCTTGGCTGTGATCCTGAAACAGCTTCACCATATCATTCTCATTGATGTCACATTTGGACTTGAATTAAGTAAGGGTTTGGTTATGAGTGGTTTGGAGCTTTGTACTTTTTGGAGACACACAACGAGTTCGTTAGGTTGAAagtgttttgtaattttgaaatttctccACTTCTTCTAACACTTGAGGCCTTTGACTTGTAACTCCTTTAGATACATCCTTTTTTTTCAGCGCATCTTTATTCTTTAGAATAGTACAGATATTACGTATTGGTTGTTATGACTTAATTGTAATTATCAAATATTCatgcaaattacaacaaaaaaggTGTGTTTATTAATggttaatagaaaaaaaagttttgcttttttagtagttttaattaactgcatatgataataaattgcacaaaaaaaaacagtttcAAATTGTTAAATGTTACAATCTCaagaaaatgcaaaaaaaaacagtaaacAGCTTAttcgatctaaaataaattagaagaaaagCTTCATGGAAcggatacaaaaatttactcactttcaatttattatgaaaaagaaCATTGTgttgaaaactttttaacaaaGTTACACGCGGTTCAAGTATTTACATTGCTTGTACTTTATTCTTTTTCAGTCTTAACTTAAATCTAAATTCTtatctaaataaattagatttcTATTCCCACTTTGATGATATCTTGGCAagcaatttttacaatttcaatacatttatttttgctccccttaataagaataataagcaaaaataatttgttctttggttgttaataataatataattgatgaaaaatgtttcaaatgctTGCATGAAACTTGACTAACATTTAAAACGCTTActatctttattatttcaatttaaaccaACTACatacttaaatatatttttttttgtaatcttaactataacacaaaaataaataagcacTCCATTTAGGGCCAATATAGTACATTATAAACTTATTATGACAATTATacccaaaaaagaaataattcaaCCAATTTTTTCTCATGAAATTCATGAAttggtttaaatatttcttttttaaccacaccaaaaaaaaattcttaaacattAAATACTTTCACCACACTTTTTATGTTTCTATTACAAACAGgacattttttatgtaatttccAACACTTAATAGCGCATTTATAACAACAACAAACATGTGCAGTATTTCCGTGAATAACAGCTCCGTTTCTCGGACTTTGCATACAAACGGTACATAATTCCTTTTCCGTCGACGCCTCATCGTTTTGCTtctgaattttcgatgatttttcAAGATTTTCATCTTGACTTCTTCTCCTCTTTTTCGTATCTTCAATTGCCGCTTCCGGCACGACTATTTTATCCAATTGGAGTTCGAATATCTCCTGACTACCTCCTAATCCCGAATCTTGAGAAGACGGAAGACTGCCTTCTTGCGAGATTCCATCCAaacaagattttaatttttctatattaacAGCCGAAGACGAAGAGGAAGGCGCCGAACCTGAAGTTGCGTTCAAATCGGGACTCCGCTGTTTTCGAAAACGTCTGGGACGGGgtggataaaatttttttcgaacctgcgtattattttttgttaaaaatttagtGGGTTCTTCGAAGGGATCGATAATCCCTTTTTACTCGATTAATCggcgataatttttttattttattttatagcgCACACTGagttatgttttgtttttattcttaatttgaTATGGTTAAATGAGTCTTGATTTCAAAATGTgaaaacataataatttacCAGTGTAAAAACAGCACGCCATTTCAGCGAGGTCACCCGGTATACAGTGAAGTTTGATTCCAAAGGTTaatcaatttgaaaaatagcaaTAAATACAATTGAAAAATTAGCGTAAATAAATTGTCTTACTCCGATTTCGTAAAAGCTGTCTACCCTCATATTAAAAACTCGTTCCGTGTTAACTGCGGCAGTCTCCAAAAATCTGATAGTTGCTAAATATACTAAAACATCCCATCTATCGAAAAGCGTGGTCAGATTTACTTATTCTGACCTCAAAAGGTTAACGTTAAACGTTAAGAAATTGCTGTTTTCgcatgatttaagcataaattaattaattttcgtaaaacaaaatgacgtttcataaattgacatttaattttgacaaattgttgtgaagttggttacaattaaactaagattagaactaaaactagaattaacactagaaactttcgagtagttacagttggtaacattgaatttgtgtcacattgacgtttaaactttattcaaaaatttatttaaaaaaaataaatttatggaatcaatttacATGGActaagtatagtattctactcacatataaagtgtttaaattcattttcaaagtcAAAT of the Onthophagus taurus isolate NC chromosome 10, IU_Otau_3.0, whole genome shotgun sequence genome contains:
- the LOC111428387 gene encoding thymosin beta isoform X3, with product MQLREKKSKQMACPAPALKDLPKVAVDLKSELEGFKSANLKNADTQEKIILPSAEDVAAEKTEKALIEGIERFDASKLKHTETLEKNPLPDKEVMQQEKTHQNILSGVEHFDKSTMKHANTQEKVVLPDVEVIEQEKGQQKLISGIENFDTSKLKHTETCEKNPLPSKETIEQEKSS
- the LOC111428387 gene encoding thymosin beta isoform X4, translated to MQLREKKSKQMACPAPALKDLPKVAVDLKSELEGFKSANLKNADTQEKIILPSAEDVAQERTHNALIAGVENFNSSSLKRTNTKEKIVLPTPEDVAAEKTEKALIEGIERFDASKLKHTETLEKNPLPDKEVIEQEKGQQKLISGIENFDTSKLKHTETCEKNPLPSKETIEQEKSS
- the LOC111428387 gene encoding thymosin beta isoform X2, with translation MACPAPALKDLPKVAVDLKSELEGFKSANLKNADTQEKIILPSAEDVAQERTHNALIAGVENFNSSSLKRTNTKEKIVLPTPEDVAAEKTEKALIEGIERFDASKLKHTETLEKNPLPDKEVMQQEKTHQNILSGVEHFDKSTMKHANTQEKVVLPDVEVIEQEKGQQKLISGIENFDTSKLKHTETCEKNPLPSKETIEQEKSS
- the LOC111428387 gene encoding thymosin beta isoform X1, which codes for MQLREKKSKQMACPAPALKDLPKVAVDLKSELEGFKSANLKNADTQEKIILPSAEDVAQERTHNALIAGVENFNSSSLKRTNTKEKIVLPTPEDVAAEKTEKALIEGIERFDASKLKHTETLEKNPLPDKEVMQQEKTHQNILSGVEHFDKSTMKHANTQEKVVLPDVEVIEQEKGQQKLISGIENFDTSKLKHTETCEKNPLPSKETIEQEKSS
- the LOC111428387 gene encoding thymosin beta isoform X6, with the translated sequence MQLREKKSKQMACPAPALKDLPKVAVDLKSELEGFKSANLKNADTQEKIILPSAEDVAAEKTEKALIEGIERFDASKLKHTETLEKNPLPDKEVIEQEKGQQKLISGIENFDTSKLKHTETCEKNPLPSKETIEQEKSS
- the LOC111428387 gene encoding thymosin beta isoform X7, with translation MACPAPALKDLPKVAVDLKSELEGFKSANLKNADTQEKIILPSAEDVAAEKTEKALIEGIERFDASKLKHTETLEKNPLPDKEVIEQEKGQQKLISGIENFDTSKLKHTETCEKNPLPSKETIEQEKSS
- the LOC111428387 gene encoding thymosin beta isoform X5, coding for MACPAPALKDLPKVAVDLKSELEGFKSANLKNADTQEKIILPSAEDVAAEKTEKALIEGIERFDASKLKHTETLEKNPLPDKEVMQQEKTHQNILSGVEHFDKSTMKHANTQEKVVLPDVEVIEQEKGQQKLISGIENFDTSKLKHTETCEKNPLPSKETIEQEKSS